The following are from one region of the Anaeropeptidivorans aminofermentans genome:
- a CDS encoding class II glutamine amidotransferase produces MCGIFGYLNYGNCIKNEDLKDIIESLAYESAVRGIDATGVAFINSKSKLEIQKAPKPSYSFKMNFPKINPPVLIGHTRHTTQGTEKLNINNHPFLGGKGNNQFALAHNGILYNDKELRKENKLPDTKIQTDSYIAVQLLEQSGDISLMSVASMSEKIEGSFVFTVLDKYANLYISKKDNPISIIHHKGMKLYIYASTEKILMSALMKSNLINYFTPTEKNTGDIEFVELMDGEVVKIDNKGIDSKTTFKPKKTSILEWCEGGIDFRFYNDEDAYWQDLKNVAKFIGYDEEFIESLISEGFSADEIEDFIYGEINNDLSFRF; encoded by the coding sequence ATGTGCGGAATATTCGGGTACCTTAATTACGGTAATTGTATTAAAAATGAGGATTTAAAAGATATAATAGAATCGTTAGCTTATGAAAGTGCTGTAAGGGGTATTGATGCTACAGGCGTGGCTTTTATAAACAGTAAAAGCAAACTGGAAATACAAAAGGCCCCTAAGCCCTCTTACAGTTTTAAGATGAACTTTCCTAAAATAAACCCTCCTGTATTAATCGGCCATACAAGGCACACCACTCAAGGTACAGAAAAGCTTAACATTAATAATCATCCTTTTTTAGGGGGAAAAGGCAACAATCAATTTGCCCTCGCTCATAATGGAATCCTTTATAACGATAAAGAGTTAAGGAAAGAAAATAAACTTCCGGATACGAAGATTCAGACGGATTCTTACATAGCTGTACAATTACTTGAACAATCAGGAGATATAAGCTTAATGTCCGTAGCTTCCATGTCCGAAAAAATCGAAGGTTCTTTTGTATTTACCGTACTGGATAAATACGCTAATCTTTACATATCTAAAAAGGATAATCCCATTTCAATAATCCATCATAAAGGCATGAAGCTTTATATATACGCTTCTACGGAAAAAATACTCATGTCTGCCCTGATGAAGTCAAACCTTATAAATTATTTCACCCCTACAGAGAAGAATACCGGCGATATTGAGTTTGTAGAATTAATGGATGGAGAGGTCGTGAAAATTGATAATAAAGGTATTGACAGTAAGACAACCTTTAAGCCAAAGAAAACCAGTATTTTGGAATGGTGTGAAGGAGGAATTGATTTTAGATTTTATAACGATGAAGATGCTTACTGGCAAGACTTAAAAAATGTCGCCAAATTTATAGGCTATGATGAAGAATTTATAGAATCCTTGATTTCAGAGGGCTTTTCAGCTGATGAAATTGAGGATTTTATTTATGGGGAAATAAATAATGACCTCAGCTTTAGATTTTAG
- a CDS encoding amidoligase family protein gives MSVTDDSLIYEEALEDDTELFICEHCGAEVSEEAATLFENEMLCDTCLDEQTFICFECGNRHWRDEANDYCGNEICDRCYDYNFTCCEECGRTIRNDDANYIDDYEDMPYCNDCFQDKNKIIHGYDYKPEPLFYGSGLFYGVELEIDEGGEDRSNAEKLLDIANQYEEHIYMKHDGSLINGMEIVTHPMSLHYHTKVMPWDKILAKALDMGYYSHQCGTCGLHIHVGRNELGESIQEQENTIGRILYFIEKFWYKLIIFSRRTEVQLIKWAKRYGLLDSPKNTLEEAKKNKGSRYVCLNLQNYHTIEFRLFRGTLKLSTFLATLQMVDEICTVAKKLDDKEFQGISWANFIYGINTDVKPELMAYLKNKKLI, from the coding sequence ATGTCTGTAACAGATGATTCATTGATTTACGAAGAAGCTTTGGAAGATGATACGGAATTATTTATATGCGAACACTGCGGAGCAGAAGTTTCAGAAGAAGCAGCGACTCTTTTTGAAAATGAAATGCTCTGCGATACATGCCTTGACGAACAAACCTTCATATGCTTCGAATGCGGTAATAGACATTGGAGAGACGAAGCCAATGACTACTGCGGAAATGAAATATGTGATAGGTGCTATGATTATAACTTTACATGCTGTGAGGAGTGCGGAAGAACTATTCGAAATGATGACGCAAACTACATAGACGATTACGAAGATATGCCTTATTGCAACGATTGTTTTCAAGATAAAAATAAAATAATACATGGTTATGATTATAAGCCTGAACCTTTATTTTATGGTTCAGGCTTATTTTATGGCGTTGAGCTTGAAATTGATGAAGGCGGAGAAGACCGCAGCAATGCAGAAAAACTGCTTGATATCGCCAATCAGTATGAGGAGCATATTTATATGAAGCATGATGGAAGCCTTATAAATGGCATGGAAATCGTTACTCACCCTATGTCCCTTCATTATCATACTAAAGTTATGCCGTGGGATAAGATTTTAGCTAAAGCACTGGATATGGGGTATTACTCTCACCAATGCGGTACCTGTGGGCTACACATTCATGTGGGACGTAACGAGTTAGGAGAAAGCATACAAGAACAGGAAAATACCATCGGTCGTATTTTATATTTCATAGAAAAATTCTGGTATAAGCTGATTATATTCAGCAGAAGAACGGAAGTCCAGCTGATTAAATGGGCAAAGAGATACGGTCTTCTTGATAGTCCTAAAAATACACTGGAAGAGGCAAAAAAGAATAAAGGCAGCAGATATGTATGCTTGAATCTTCAAAATTACCATACCATTGAGTTCAGGTTGTTCAGAGGCACTTTAAAACTTTCCACATTTCTTGCAACCTTGCAGATGGTAGATGAAATTTGTACTGTTGCAAAGAAATTAGATGATAAAGAGTTTCAAGGAATTAGCTGGGCTAATTTTATATATGGTATCAATACAGACGTCAAGCCAGAGTTAATGGCTTATTTAAAGAACAAGAAATTAATATAA
- a CDS encoding phage/plasmid replication domain-containing protein, with protein MIHTFELSNQITLSEARLLDEKLTAFFNAKSIFESKSSTKFYGHYSKIPFKLGIRTIDAKGGIFKYLVLTINPMKVMEKDYINVSSIDRACESLDEVKKVFYDMGIGELFPMLLLSRIDYAFDVHFKSQEEVESYIKLIKRGGIPNRFKVKTWWDNVSHRQTTYIDSVYMQNSSATINFYNKYNELACKASDFIDCEKARGILRLEVQCKGRKVQDLKKNYKFDARTPTNYLDEQIARRVVTSCLKGIVREGDYYKLRTAKEIILNSDIQNKYKREIIAFITEVNDVRSLYKVKMSGKYSNTDFNRILRQLSSINVNPVTIPSSWSYSYLPNLLTLI; from the coding sequence ATGATTCATACCTTTGAATTATCAAATCAAATTACCTTAAGTGAGGCAAGGCTTTTAGATGAAAAACTAACGGCCTTTTTTAATGCAAAAAGCATATTTGAATCTAAAAGCAGTACAAAGTTTTATGGTCATTATTCTAAAATTCCTTTTAAACTAGGAATTAGGACCATTGATGCAAAAGGCGGCATCTTTAAGTATCTCGTCCTTACCATAAATCCTATGAAGGTAATGGAAAAGGATTATATTAATGTATCTTCGATTGACAGAGCATGTGAATCTCTTGACGAGGTAAAGAAAGTTTTTTATGACATGGGTATTGGTGAACTGTTTCCCATGCTTCTGTTAAGCAGGATTGATTATGCATTTGATGTTCATTTTAAAAGCCAAGAAGAAGTTGAATCTTACATAAAGCTCATAAAAAGAGGAGGTATACCAAACCGATTTAAGGTGAAAACCTGGTGGGATAATGTATCCCATAGACAAACTACTTATATAGACTCAGTTTATATGCAAAACTCATCTGCAACTATAAATTTTTATAATAAATATAATGAGCTTGCGTGTAAAGCTTCTGATTTTATTGATTGTGAAAAAGCGAGAGGAATTCTTCGGCTGGAGGTTCAATGTAAGGGCCGAAAGGTACAGGATTTGAAGAAAAATTATAAATTTGATGCTAGAACACCTACTAATTATTTAGATGAGCAAATTGCGAGAAGGGTTGTTACAAGTTGCCTTAAGGGTATCGTTAGAGAAGGCGACTACTATAAGCTGCGTACAGCAAAAGAAATTATTTTAAATTCTGATATTCAAAACAAATACAAAAGAGAAATTATAGCTTTTATTACAGAGGTAAATGATGTCAGGAGCCTTTACAAAGTGAAAATGTCTGGCAAATACTCAAATACTGATTTCAATAGGATACTGAGACAGCTAAGCAGCATAAATGTTAATCCTGTGACAATCCCGTCAAGTTGGTCATATTCTTACCTGCCAAATCTTTTAACCCTTATATAA
- a CDS encoding helix-turn-helix domain-containing protein: MENIERGLEPIVYTIEELAAVLKIGKSKAYELSDLRDFPVKKVGRRKLVSRVGLEKWLLENNTF; the protein is encoded by the coding sequence ATGGAAAATATAGAAAGAGGCTTAGAACCTATTGTTTATACCATTGAAGAATTAGCGGCAGTATTAAAAATCGGGAAATCAAAAGCTTATGAATTATCGGATTTAAGAGATTTTCCAGTAAAAAAGGTAGGAAGAAGAAAGCTTGTGTCAAGAGTAGGCCTTGAGAAATGGCTTTTAGAAAATAATACGTTTTAG
- a CDS encoding tyrosine-type recombinase/integrase, with product MEDNVRSTKKKRSNGEGSIYKTNKGGYTGAISYHDETGKRKRKTFARKTKREVLNAMDEFRNKHHGKQYISSKENITVKEWFHIWFNEYAINSIKQSTRVTYESYIKNHINPRFGSMKLSAVRSDMIQSFYNEKLAGGNLRREGGMKPKTIKNIHNMLHKAFEQAVNNDIIIKNPVKNTSLPKIEKKSIEILTVEQQKKLLKAVVDERLGIGIFLALGTGMRIGEITGLQWKDIDFEKEIINVKYTFNRLKDYGPNPRNKTELVLGSAKTKGSVRSIPISPELMTRIEIYQNMVESEKEFFGAEYSDRGFFICNETGNPIEPRYYQKYFKELLKKLELPEMGFHSLRHTFATRAIEMNIPIKVVSDILGHSSITITMDLYAHVLENTKRNEIEKISAMFLSIGDEV from the coding sequence ATGGAGGATAATGTTAGAAGTACCAAGAAAAAACGCAGTAACGGAGAAGGCAGTATCTATAAAACAAATAAAGGCGGATATACCGGAGCCATCTCCTACCATGATGAAACAGGTAAAAGGAAACGAAAAACATTTGCACGAAAAACAAAGCGAGAAGTTTTGAATGCAATGGACGAATTCAGAAATAAGCATCATGGCAAACAGTATATATCTTCAAAAGAAAATATTACTGTAAAAGAATGGTTTCATATCTGGTTTAACGAATATGCTATTAATTCTATAAAGCAGTCTACCCGGGTTACTTATGAAAGTTACATAAAAAATCACATTAATCCCAGGTTTGGCAGTATGAAACTATCAGCTGTCAGAAGCGACATGATACAAAGCTTTTATAATGAAAAGCTTGCAGGCGGTAATCTGAGACGGGAAGGTGGTATGAAGCCAAAGACCATAAAAAATATACATAATATGCTTCACAAGGCATTTGAGCAGGCTGTTAATAATGACATCATCATTAAAAATCCTGTTAAGAACACCAGCCTGCCTAAGATTGAAAAGAAATCTATAGAGATTTTAACTGTAGAGCAGCAGAAGAAATTATTAAAGGCAGTCGTTGATGAACGGCTTGGCATCGGTATCTTTTTAGCTTTAGGAACAGGAATGAGAATCGGAGAAATTACAGGCCTGCAATGGAAGGATATCGACTTTGAAAAAGAGATTATAAATGTAAAATATACCTTTAACCGTTTAAAGGATTATGGTCCCAATCCTAGAAATAAGACGGAGCTTGTGTTAGGTTCTGCAAAAACAAAAGGTTCTGTAAGGAGTATTCCTATTTCACCGGAGCTTATGACAAGAATAGAAATATATCAAAATATGGTTGAATCAGAAAAAGAATTCTTTGGTGCTGAATATAGCGACAGAGGATTTTTTATTTGCAATGAAACAGGCAATCCTATAGAACCCAGATATTATCAGAAATACTTTAAAGAGTTACTTAAAAAACTAGAACTCCCTGAAATGGGTTTTCATTCATTGCGTCATACTTTTGCTACAAGAGCGATTGAAATGAATATTCCGATTAAAGTAGTTTCGGACATTTTAGGTCATAGCTCTATAACGATTACCATGGACCTTTATGCCCATGTGTTAGAAAATACAAAAAGGAATGAAATAGAAAAAATATCTGCGATGTTTCTATCTATTGGAGATGAAGTATAA